The proteins below are encoded in one region of Solenopsis invicta isolate M01_SB chromosome 8, UNIL_Sinv_3.0, whole genome shotgun sequence:
- the LOC105199645 gene encoding uncharacterized protein LOC105199645 isoform X2, which produces MSDLQATLEFSLELCKFYNVDLFQRGYYQIRTALRVSPKLPVKVEVNQPRNRERRRIRWRGTHRCVADSLEAPGTSKRFQILYRNEEVTLGTSVLFRAHVLVHSHKIEEALSRTHFNLGVELWFSEPTQPGNMACVSSRALQLNFTPTKGLHYHLPVLFDYFHLAAVSITIHACLVALHQPYIKKSILHVVQSCAPRSGKPWLQFKQSAANGDSNATAFGNIETTTKCVGSTTRLQHARLVQQEVTRLLLAARESLLNDLSDLARLLPSWQQRALELAQNTHKEITKLMDTEEADIAQLCAQNIVLWQHFLEAFSGREAVHQHLARIHHQLRVKRFAEGFFVLENPRTSAAGCYDANYQSYQAVSEAARRSRYLASLPPLPVHCPEVDGDLNSLPLIFEDQYADMQQRHRNSVPSVDDCSCGITAILESRSVGIWSPRSEGAAQDIGSIQARLILTPSTLPARHSKSLDQLGPDLTTPLQPRTSPKTLPRSVSTQLFSRGLRGGGRNVTPPATVPSRGKARSTVPSISTLFPPSGQQACSAPNPSLGSTPVIPLPRAKSTQMLVPNRQQQQQSDYQSSSISSLLAAMFPELPPGGHLPGYRPSSKSCDQNLAVPTYMGALDLSQLPDCLTESKSANTEDTRKIRLEPRSHRLGNRQPLPLTTNDQSSFLPSKANVNGDFLPDPQPLHTATLDRVTYRGNFRKSGHQSGAKYSQTNGVESRRYHTLGKTSMTQRSRPEIPEYMNGSAMSSSHSHLADTTSKKSNYYATTDSLFYRTNGNISGRIRDEMPKRPKSTERLLDAVERNECCDFRRERPIRRRAERSVKSSRNGVTQNYNEDKQRRGQNEKKNAEAVQEPIYEVIASKSESKKESRTERRKDKHNRRPHSAPVLDTDHPVEESNHKSDKKCSHKNRKPAPPPPAYQDAPLPKYRHSSSTPATSVLEVENNNKIILKMEPIKSPMEAPTTNGTTPSDTSSFGVPPPNVKRLRCASVPVTQNKVVVPRSAVSLPCMPIRDSKDNLSNNLPIIPHLLSPPSTRPSSPTPSSSSSNLTSECSGWVSSGDTSSSEQRRNQAKLSSEQLRQKLSKIVPRKDRPLVTKESVEEHSYEELRLPPPKMFQDEPPPPEEFRDPPAPIDNPLYHVYETVKQTRSPKQNKTAPCSPQRNRDRDRDSVYGARDICLDCYQEGKELLQSTQDDFINFKKCKEEFKRQMSFSGKIYREREEAQFHLHKRAHSLGYGLDSSPSVQPLRSHVPLSDYPTLASTLPYFHISDEYRLFSPEGPHLIICVHGLDGNAADLRLVKTYLELGLPGAHLDFLMSERNQGDTFSDFETMTDRLVSEILYHIESSGLNPRKVSFIGHSLGTIIIRSALTRPQLRPLLPRLHTFLSLSGPHLGTLYNTSGLVNAGMWFMQKWKKSGSLLQLAMKDASDVRRSFMFRLSQKSNLQKFKHVLLCGSAQDRYVPLHSARIELCKAAVRDPTDQGAAYREMVHNILYPVMSAPGVSLVRYDVHHALPPTANALIGRAAHIAVLDSELFIEKFLLVAGLKYFR; this is translated from the exons GCGAGCGACGTCGAATTCGATGGAGAGGCACGCACCGTTGTGTTGCAGACTCCCTGGAGGCGCCGGGCACGAGTAAGCGCTTTCAGATCCTCTACAGGAACGAGGAGGTGACACTCGGCACTTCCGTACTATTCCGGGCACATGTGCTCGTGCATAGTCACAAGATTGAGGAGGCCCTGTCGCGCACCCACTTTAATCTAGGCGTCGAGCTATGGTTCAGCGAGCCGACGCAGCCGGGCAACATGGCTTGCGTGTCCTCGAG GGCACTGCAGTTGAATTTCACACCCACGAAGGGCCTTCACTATCATCTGCCGGTGCTCTTTGATTACTTTCATCTTGCCGCGGTGTCCATTACGATCCACGCCTGCCTCGTGGCACTTCATCAGCCCTACATCAA GAAGAGCATACTGCACGTAGTGCAGAGTTG TGCGCCACGAAGCGGAAAACCCTGGCTGCAATTTAAGCAATCCGCGGCGAACGGCGACAGCAACGCGACGGCCTTCGGAAATATC GAGACCACTACGAAATGCGTCGGATCGACGACGAGGTTACAGCACGCGAGACTGGTTCAGCAAGAAGTCACGAGACTGCTCTTAGCCGCGAGGGAGTCTTTACTGAACGATCTGTCCGATTTGGCACGGCTTCTACCTTCTTGGCAACAAAGAGCGCTCGAGCTTGCACAGAATACGCACAAAGAGATCACGAAG TTGATGGACACTGAGGAGGCTGACATAGCTCAACTCTGCGCACAAAATATCGTTCTTTGGCAGCATTTTCTTGAAGCGTTCTCCGGTCGAGAAGCGGTTCATCAGCATTTAGCACGAATTCATCATCAATTAAGA GTGAAGCGATTCGCGGAAGGTTTCTTCGTATTAGAGAATCCTAGGACATCGGCAGCGGGCTGTTACGACGCGAATTATCAGTCTTATCAAGCGGTAAGCGAGGCTGCTAGAAGATCGCGTTACCTCGCGTCGTTGCCACCGTTACCTGTCCATTGTCCAGAAGTAGACGGCGATCTTAACTCGTTGCCTTTGATTTTTGAGGATCAGTACGCTGACATGCAGCAGAGACACAGAAACAGTG TTCCCAGCGTGGACGACTGTAGCTGTGGCATAACGGCCATCCTAGAGTCGCGCTCCGTGGGAATCTGGTCGCCCAGAAGCGAAGGTGCAGCTCAGGACATCGGATCGATCCAGGCTCGCCTTATACTGACGCCTTCCACGCTTCCGGCGAGGCACAGCAAGTCGCTCGATCAGCTGGGTCCCGATCTGACGACACCTCTGCAGCCCAGAACGTCGCCAAAGACTCTGCCCAGGTCTGTGTCAACCCAATTGTTCTCGCGGGGGCTGCGTGGCGGCGGTCGAAATGTCACGCCACCCGCGACGGTTCCTTCCAGGGGGAAAGCCAGGTCGACAGTGCCGTCCATTAGCACCCTCTTCCCGCCTTCGGGTCAGCAGGCTTGTTCCGCGCCAAACCCATCTCTTGGCTCCACGCCGGTGATACCTCTGCCTCGAGCCAAGTCTACACAAATGTTGGTACCGAACcgacagcagcaacaacagtcCGACTACCAATCCTCTTCCATTAGCTCACTACTGGCGGCGATGTTTCCCGAGTTGCCGCCCGGTGGTCATCTGCCTGGTTATCGACCTTCGTCTAAATCCTGCGACCAGAATCTCGCTGTGCCAACGTACATGGGTGCTCTGGACCTCAGTCAATTGCCCGATTGCTTGACGGAAAGCAAGTCGGCAAATACGGAAG ATACAAGAAAAATACGGCTAGAGCCACGAAGTCATCGTCTGGGAAATCGCCAACCGCTGCCATTGACCACAAACGACCAAAGTAGCTTTCTACCTTCCAAGGCGAACGTAAACGGCGACTTTTTACCGGATCCACAACCGTTACACACAGCGACGTTGGATAGAGTCACTTACCGAGGAAACTTTAGAAAGTCTGGACATCAATCAGGTGCCAAGTACAGTCAAACGAACGGCGTCGAGAGTCGCAGGTATCATACGCTCGGCAAGACATCGATGACGCAAAGAAGTCGTCCAGAGATACCGGAGTACATGAATGGCAGCGCCATGAGCAGCAGCCATTCTCACCTGGCGGACACCACGAGCAAGAAATCCAATTATTACGCGACTACGGACTCACTTTTCTATCGCACAAACGGCAATATCAGCGGAAGGATTCGCGACGAGATGCCGAAGAGGCCAAAGAGCACGGAACGGCTGCTCGATGCCGTGGAGCGTAACGAGTGCTGCGACTTCCGGCGAGAGCGACCGATTCGAAGAAGAGCGGAACGATCGGTCAAGTCATCCCGCAACGGCGTAACCCAGAATTATAACGAGGATAAGCAACGACGTGGTCAAAACGAGAAGAAGAACGCGGAGGCTGTTCAGGAACCGATTTATGAAGTAATAGCCTCGAAATCGGAATCAAAAAAAGAATCTCGCACCGAAAGAAGGAAGGACAAACACAACAGAAGACCGCACTCGGCGCCCGTCCTCGACACGGATCACCCGGTGGAGGAGAGCAAtcataaaagtgataaaaagtGCAGTCACAAAAACAGAAAACCGGCACCGCCACCTCCGGCGTATCAAGATGCCCCCTTGCCCAAATACCGTCACTCCTCTTCGACGCCCGCAACGAGTGTCCTCGAGGTGGAaaacaacaataaaattattctgaaG ATGGAACCCATAAAGTCGCCAATGGAGGCACCGACGACCAACGGCACGACGCCGTCGGACACTTCCAGCTTCGGGGTGCCGCCGCCGAACGTAAAGAGACTGCGATGTGCTAGCGTGCCGGTGACTCAGAACAAAGTGGTCGTGCCACGCAGCGCGGTCTCTCTGCCCTGCATGCCGATACGCGACAGCAAGGACAACCTGAGCAACAACCTGCCGATCATACCGCATCTTCTCAGTCCGCCGTCTACCAGGCCCAGCAGTCCCACGCCGAGCTCAAGCTCGAGCAACCTAACGTCCGAATGTTCGGGTTGGGTCAGCAGCGGCGACACCTCCAGTTCGGAGCAGCGTCGCAACCAAGCCAAGCTCTCGAGCGAGCAGCTACGGCAGAAGCTGTCGAAAATCGTGCCGCGCAAGGATCGTCCTCTCGTCACGAAGGAGAGCGTGGAGGAGCACTCGTACGAGGAGTTGCGACTACCGCCGCCGAAGATGTTCCAGGACGAGCCGCCGCCTCCCGAGGAGTTCCGCGATCCACCAGCGCCGATCGACAATCCGCTGTACCACGTGTACGAGACGGTGAAACAGACCAGGAGTCCGAAACAGAACAAAACGGCGCCGTGCAGTCCGCAACGAAACCGAGATCGAGACAGGGACAGTGTGTACGGTGCCAGGGACATCTGTTTGGACTGTTATCAGGAGGGCAAGGAATTGTTGCAGTCCACGCAGGACGACTTTATCAACTTCAAAAAATGCAAGGAGGAGTTCAAGAGGCAGATGAGCTTCTCGGGCAAGATCTACAG AGAACGCGAGGAAGCACAGTTCCATTTACATAAACGTGCCCATTCCCTCGGATACGGTCTTGATTCCTCGCCGTCGGTTCAACCATTAAGATCCCATGTGCCTCTTAGTGACTATCCGACCCTGGCCTCGACCTTGCCGTACTTCCACATCAGCGACGAGTACCGACTCTTCTCGCCGGAAGGTCCACATCTTATCATATGCGTTCACGGTCTCGACGGTAACGCCGCCGATCTCCGTCTCGTCAAGACGTATCTGGAATTGGGTTTGCCTGGAGCACATTTGGATTTTCTGATGTCCGAGAGAAACCAG GGAGACACCTTTTCCGACTTCGAAACGATGACCGACCGATTAGTGTCCGAAATTCTTTATCATATCGAATCGTCGGGCCTGAATCCAAGGAAAGTGAGTTTTATCGGGCATTCCCTTGGGACCATTATCATCCGGAGCGCCCTGACGCGGCCGCAGCTGCGTCCGCTTCTTCCTCGTCTACACACTTTCCTCAGTTTGAGCGGACCACACTTGGGCACTCTTTACAACACAAGCGGTTTGGTGAACGCGG GCATGTGGTTTATGCAGAAGTGGAAAAAGTCCGGATCTTTACTACAACTGGCTATGAAAGATGCATCGGACGTGAGGCGCTCCTTCATGTTCCGTTTGAGTCAGAAGAGCAATTTGCAGAAATTCAAACACGTCTTGTTGTGCGGCAGCGCCCAGGATCGATACGTGCCTTTGCACTCTGCCCGAATCGAGCTCTGCAAGGCTGCCGTACGAGATCCGACGGATCAAG GTGCCGCGTATCGCGAGATGGTGCACAACATTCTATACCCTGTGATGTCGGCGCCCGGCGTTAGCCTCGTCAGGTATGACGTGCATCACGCTCTACCGCCGACGGCGAACGCCCTGATAGGCCGAGCCGCGCATATCGCCGTCCTCGACTCCGAGCTTTTCATCGAGAAATTCCTGCTGGTCGCGGGACTGAAATATTTCAGATAA
- the LOC105199645 gene encoding uncharacterized protein LOC105199645 isoform X3: protein MSDLQATLEFSLELCKFYNVDLFQRGYYQIRTALRVSPKLPVKVEVNQPRNHSLEAPGTSKRFQILYRNEEVTLGTSVLFRAHVLVHSHKIEEALSRTHFNLGVELWFSEPTQPGNMACVSSRALQLNFTPTKGLHYHLPVLFDYFHLAAVSITIHACLVALHQPYIKKSILHVVQSCAPRSGKPWLQFKQSAANGDSNATAFGNIETTTKCVGSTTRLQHARLVQQEVTRLLLAARESLLNDLSDLARLLPSWQQRALELAQNTHKEITKLMDTEEADIAQLCAQNIVLWQHFLEAFSGREAVHQHLARIHHQLRVKRFAEGFFVLENPRTSAAGCYDANYQSYQAVSEAARRSRYLASLPPLPVHCPEVDGDLNSLPLIFEDQYADMQQRHRNSVPSVDDCSCGITAILESRSVGIWSPRSEGAAQDIGSIQARLILTPSTLPARHSKSLDQLGPDLTTPLQPRTSPKTLPRSVSTQLFSRGLRGGGRNVTPPATVPSRGKARSTVPSISTLFPPSGQQACSAPNPSLGSTPVIPLPRAKSTQMLVPNRQQQQQSDYQSSSISSLLAAMFPELPPGGHLPGYRPSSKSCDQNLAVPTYMGALDLSQLPDCLTESKSANTEDYHSLDTRKIRLEPRSHRLGNRQPLPLTTNDQSSFLPSKANVNGDFLPDPQPLHTATLDRVTYRGNFRKSGHQSGAKYSQTNGVESRRYHTLGKTSMTQRSRPEIPEYMNGSAMSSSHSHLADTTSKKSNYYATTDSLFYRTNGNISGRIRDEMPKRPKSTERLLDAVERNECCDFRRERPIRRRAERSVKSSRNGVTQNYNEDKQRRGQNEKKNAEAVQEPIYEVIASKSESKKESRTERRKDKHNRRPHSAPVLDTDHPVEESNHKSDKKCSHKNRKPAPPPPAYQDAPLPKYRHSSSTPATSVLEVENNNKIILKMEPIKSPMEAPTTNGTTPSDTSSFGVPPPNVKRLRCASVPVTQNKVVVPRSAVSLPCMPIRDSKDNLSNNLPIIPHLLSPPSTRPSSPTPSSSSSNLTSECSGWVSSGDTSSSEQRRNQAKLSSEQLRQKLSKIVPRKDRPLVTKESVEEHSYEELRLPPPKMFQDEPPPPEEFRDPPAPIDNPLYHVYETVKQTRSPKQNKTAPCSPQRNRDRDRDSVYGARDICLDCYQEGKELLQSTQDDFINFKKCKEEFKRQMSFSGKIYREREEAQFHLHKRAHSLGYGLDSSPSVQPLRSHVPLSDYPTLASTLPYFHISDEYRLFSPEGPHLIICVHGLDGNAADLRLVKTYLELGLPGAHLDFLMSERNQGDTFSDFETMTDRLVSEILYHIESSGLNPRKVSFIGHSLGTIIIRSALTRPQLRPLLPRLHTFLSLSGPHLGTLYNTSGLVNAGMWFMQKWKKSGSLLQLAMKDASDVRRSFMFRLSQKSNLQKFKHVLLCGSAQDRYVPLHSARIELCKAAVRDPTDQGAAYREMVHNILYPVMSAPGVSLVRYDVHHALPPTANALIGRAAHIAVLDSELFIEKFLLVAGLKYFR from the exons ACTCCCTGGAGGCGCCGGGCACGAGTAAGCGCTTTCAGATCCTCTACAGGAACGAGGAGGTGACACTCGGCACTTCCGTACTATTCCGGGCACATGTGCTCGTGCATAGTCACAAGATTGAGGAGGCCCTGTCGCGCACCCACTTTAATCTAGGCGTCGAGCTATGGTTCAGCGAGCCGACGCAGCCGGGCAACATGGCTTGCGTGTCCTCGAG GGCACTGCAGTTGAATTTCACACCCACGAAGGGCCTTCACTATCATCTGCCGGTGCTCTTTGATTACTTTCATCTTGCCGCGGTGTCCATTACGATCCACGCCTGCCTCGTGGCACTTCATCAGCCCTACATCAA GAAGAGCATACTGCACGTAGTGCAGAGTTG TGCGCCACGAAGCGGAAAACCCTGGCTGCAATTTAAGCAATCCGCGGCGAACGGCGACAGCAACGCGACGGCCTTCGGAAATATC GAGACCACTACGAAATGCGTCGGATCGACGACGAGGTTACAGCACGCGAGACTGGTTCAGCAAGAAGTCACGAGACTGCTCTTAGCCGCGAGGGAGTCTTTACTGAACGATCTGTCCGATTTGGCACGGCTTCTACCTTCTTGGCAACAAAGAGCGCTCGAGCTTGCACAGAATACGCACAAAGAGATCACGAAG TTGATGGACACTGAGGAGGCTGACATAGCTCAACTCTGCGCACAAAATATCGTTCTTTGGCAGCATTTTCTTGAAGCGTTCTCCGGTCGAGAAGCGGTTCATCAGCATTTAGCACGAATTCATCATCAATTAAGA GTGAAGCGATTCGCGGAAGGTTTCTTCGTATTAGAGAATCCTAGGACATCGGCAGCGGGCTGTTACGACGCGAATTATCAGTCTTATCAAGCGGTAAGCGAGGCTGCTAGAAGATCGCGTTACCTCGCGTCGTTGCCACCGTTACCTGTCCATTGTCCAGAAGTAGACGGCGATCTTAACTCGTTGCCTTTGATTTTTGAGGATCAGTACGCTGACATGCAGCAGAGACACAGAAACAGTG TTCCCAGCGTGGACGACTGTAGCTGTGGCATAACGGCCATCCTAGAGTCGCGCTCCGTGGGAATCTGGTCGCCCAGAAGCGAAGGTGCAGCTCAGGACATCGGATCGATCCAGGCTCGCCTTATACTGACGCCTTCCACGCTTCCGGCGAGGCACAGCAAGTCGCTCGATCAGCTGGGTCCCGATCTGACGACACCTCTGCAGCCCAGAACGTCGCCAAAGACTCTGCCCAGGTCTGTGTCAACCCAATTGTTCTCGCGGGGGCTGCGTGGCGGCGGTCGAAATGTCACGCCACCCGCGACGGTTCCTTCCAGGGGGAAAGCCAGGTCGACAGTGCCGTCCATTAGCACCCTCTTCCCGCCTTCGGGTCAGCAGGCTTGTTCCGCGCCAAACCCATCTCTTGGCTCCACGCCGGTGATACCTCTGCCTCGAGCCAAGTCTACACAAATGTTGGTACCGAACcgacagcagcaacaacagtcCGACTACCAATCCTCTTCCATTAGCTCACTACTGGCGGCGATGTTTCCCGAGTTGCCGCCCGGTGGTCATCTGCCTGGTTATCGACCTTCGTCTAAATCCTGCGACCAGAATCTCGCTGTGCCAACGTACATGGGTGCTCTGGACCTCAGTCAATTGCCCGATTGCTTGACGGAAAGCAAGTCGGCAAATACGGAAG atTACCATTCTCTAGATACAAGAAAAATACGGCTAGAGCCACGAAGTCATCGTCTGGGAAATCGCCAACCGCTGCCATTGACCACAAACGACCAAAGTAGCTTTCTACCTTCCAAGGCGAACGTAAACGGCGACTTTTTACCGGATCCACAACCGTTACACACAGCGACGTTGGATAGAGTCACTTACCGAGGAAACTTTAGAAAGTCTGGACATCAATCAGGTGCCAAGTACAGTCAAACGAACGGCGTCGAGAGTCGCAGGTATCATACGCTCGGCAAGACATCGATGACGCAAAGAAGTCGTCCAGAGATACCGGAGTACATGAATGGCAGCGCCATGAGCAGCAGCCATTCTCACCTGGCGGACACCACGAGCAAGAAATCCAATTATTACGCGACTACGGACTCACTTTTCTATCGCACAAACGGCAATATCAGCGGAAGGATTCGCGACGAGATGCCGAAGAGGCCAAAGAGCACGGAACGGCTGCTCGATGCCGTGGAGCGTAACGAGTGCTGCGACTTCCGGCGAGAGCGACCGATTCGAAGAAGAGCGGAACGATCGGTCAAGTCATCCCGCAACGGCGTAACCCAGAATTATAACGAGGATAAGCAACGACGTGGTCAAAACGAGAAGAAGAACGCGGAGGCTGTTCAGGAACCGATTTATGAAGTAATAGCCTCGAAATCGGAATCAAAAAAAGAATCTCGCACCGAAAGAAGGAAGGACAAACACAACAGAAGACCGCACTCGGCGCCCGTCCTCGACACGGATCACCCGGTGGAGGAGAGCAAtcataaaagtgataaaaagtGCAGTCACAAAAACAGAAAACCGGCACCGCCACCTCCGGCGTATCAAGATGCCCCCTTGCCCAAATACCGTCACTCCTCTTCGACGCCCGCAACGAGTGTCCTCGAGGTGGAaaacaacaataaaattattctgaaG ATGGAACCCATAAAGTCGCCAATGGAGGCACCGACGACCAACGGCACGACGCCGTCGGACACTTCCAGCTTCGGGGTGCCGCCGCCGAACGTAAAGAGACTGCGATGTGCTAGCGTGCCGGTGACTCAGAACAAAGTGGTCGTGCCACGCAGCGCGGTCTCTCTGCCCTGCATGCCGATACGCGACAGCAAGGACAACCTGAGCAACAACCTGCCGATCATACCGCATCTTCTCAGTCCGCCGTCTACCAGGCCCAGCAGTCCCACGCCGAGCTCAAGCTCGAGCAACCTAACGTCCGAATGTTCGGGTTGGGTCAGCAGCGGCGACACCTCCAGTTCGGAGCAGCGTCGCAACCAAGCCAAGCTCTCGAGCGAGCAGCTACGGCAGAAGCTGTCGAAAATCGTGCCGCGCAAGGATCGTCCTCTCGTCACGAAGGAGAGCGTGGAGGAGCACTCGTACGAGGAGTTGCGACTACCGCCGCCGAAGATGTTCCAGGACGAGCCGCCGCCTCCCGAGGAGTTCCGCGATCCACCAGCGCCGATCGACAATCCGCTGTACCACGTGTACGAGACGGTGAAACAGACCAGGAGTCCGAAACAGAACAAAACGGCGCCGTGCAGTCCGCAACGAAACCGAGATCGAGACAGGGACAGTGTGTACGGTGCCAGGGACATCTGTTTGGACTGTTATCAGGAGGGCAAGGAATTGTTGCAGTCCACGCAGGACGACTTTATCAACTTCAAAAAATGCAAGGAGGAGTTCAAGAGGCAGATGAGCTTCTCGGGCAAGATCTACAG AGAACGCGAGGAAGCACAGTTCCATTTACATAAACGTGCCCATTCCCTCGGATACGGTCTTGATTCCTCGCCGTCGGTTCAACCATTAAGATCCCATGTGCCTCTTAGTGACTATCCGACCCTGGCCTCGACCTTGCCGTACTTCCACATCAGCGACGAGTACCGACTCTTCTCGCCGGAAGGTCCACATCTTATCATATGCGTTCACGGTCTCGACGGTAACGCCGCCGATCTCCGTCTCGTCAAGACGTATCTGGAATTGGGTTTGCCTGGAGCACATTTGGATTTTCTGATGTCCGAGAGAAACCAG GGAGACACCTTTTCCGACTTCGAAACGATGACCGACCGATTAGTGTCCGAAATTCTTTATCATATCGAATCGTCGGGCCTGAATCCAAGGAAAGTGAGTTTTATCGGGCATTCCCTTGGGACCATTATCATCCGGAGCGCCCTGACGCGGCCGCAGCTGCGTCCGCTTCTTCCTCGTCTACACACTTTCCTCAGTTTGAGCGGACCACACTTGGGCACTCTTTACAACACAAGCGGTTTGGTGAACGCGG GCATGTGGTTTATGCAGAAGTGGAAAAAGTCCGGATCTTTACTACAACTGGCTATGAAAGATGCATCGGACGTGAGGCGCTCCTTCATGTTCCGTTTGAGTCAGAAGAGCAATTTGCAGAAATTCAAACACGTCTTGTTGTGCGGCAGCGCCCAGGATCGATACGTGCCTTTGCACTCTGCCCGAATCGAGCTCTGCAAGGCTGCCGTACGAGATCCGACGGATCAAG GTGCCGCGTATCGCGAGATGGTGCACAACATTCTATACCCTGTGATGTCGGCGCCCGGCGTTAGCCTCGTCAGGTATGACGTGCATCACGCTCTACCGCCGACGGCGAACGCCCTGATAGGCCGAGCCGCGCATATCGCCGTCCTCGACTCCGAGCTTTTCATCGAGAAATTCCTGCTGGTCGCGGGACTGAAATATTTCAGATAA